The Micromonospora sp. NBC_00421 genome contains a region encoding:
- a CDS encoding FABP family protein, with the protein MSDENPLQPPWLNAPPVEEYPYQESHDLRVGPKLHRALDGLLPYVGVWRGRGRGGFPTIEDFDYGQEIRISHDGRPFLFYESRAWLLDDESRPIRPAGREVGWWRPVMDGERVTDELEALMTTPTGIMELHIGKRTGTQIEFATDAVVRTATAKEVTAGARLFGIVEGALLYAQEMAGVGHSLSPHLSARLIRVAG; encoded by the coding sequence GTGAGCGACGAGAATCCCCTTCAGCCGCCGTGGTTGAACGCGCCGCCGGTCGAGGAGTACCCCTACCAGGAGAGCCACGACCTGCGGGTCGGCCCGAAGTTGCACCGGGCGCTTGACGGTCTGCTGCCGTACGTCGGGGTGTGGCGCGGTCGGGGCCGGGGCGGTTTCCCCACCATCGAGGACTTCGACTACGGCCAGGAGATCCGGATCAGCCACGACGGTCGGCCGTTCCTGTTCTACGAGTCCCGGGCCTGGCTGCTCGACGACGAGAGCCGCCCGATCCGCCCGGCCGGGCGCGAGGTGGGCTGGTGGCGTCCGGTCATGGACGGTGAGCGGGTCACCGACGAGCTGGAAGCCCTGATGACCACCCCGACCGGCATCATGGAGCTGCACATCGGCAAGCGCACCGGCACCCAGATCGAGTTCGCCACCGACGCGGTGGTGCGTACCGCCACCGCCAAGGAGGTGACGGCGGGCGCCCGGCTCTTCGGCATCGTCGAGGGGGCACTGCTCTACGCCCAGGAGATGGCCGGTGTGGGCCACAGTCTCTCTCCGCACCTGTCCGCCCGGCTGATCCGGGTCGCCGGCTGA